From Aspergillus luchuensis IFO 4308 DNA, chromosome 2, nearly complete sequence:
ACAGCCTGGTTGGCGCGGCATCTTATTACCAATACACTGGGGACCGCGCGTGGTTGACCCGGTACTGGGGTCAGTACAAGAAGGGCGTCCAATGGGCGTTGTCGAGCGTGGACAGCACAGGTCTGGCCAACATCACAGCCAGTGCTGACTGGCTGAGGTTTGGCATGGGAGCGCACGTAAGTATATACCTGGACATCAATGAGTGCAATGCTAATGACAACAGAACATCGAAGCGAATGCAATCCTGTACTACGTCCTCAACGATGCCATCTCTCTCGCCCAGACTCTGAATGACAACGCACCCATCAGGAACTGGACCGCCACTGCAGCCAGGATCAAGACAGTGGCGAACGAACTCCTCTGGGACGACAAGAACGGTCTCTACACCGACAACGAGACCACCACCCTGCACCCGCAAGACGGTAACTCCTGGGCCGTCAAGGCAAACCTCACCCTCTCTGCCAACCAGAGTGCCATCGTCTCTGAATCGCTCGCTGCCCGCTGGGGACCATACGGAGCACCCGCCCCGGAGGCAGGCGCAACAGTGTCGCCTTTCATCGGCGGCTTCGAGCTGCAAGCCCACTACCAGGCCGGCCAGCCCGACCGCGCCCTTGATCTACTACGATTGCAGTGGGGATTCATGCTGGATGACCCGCGGATGACCAACTCGACCTTCATCGAGGGGTACTCCACGGACGGATCGCTAGCCTACGCGCCGTACACCAATACGCCGCGAGTGTCGCACGCGCACGGGTGGTCCACGGGCCCGACGTCCGCGTTGACCATCTACACGGCCGGATTGCGTATCACCGGACCAGCAGGTGCGACCTGGCTGTACAAGCCACAGCCGGGCAATTTGACCCAAGTTGAAGCTGGGTTTAGTACCCGGCTGGGGTCGTTCGCGTCAAGCTTCAGCAGATCGGGGGGTAGATATCAGGAACTGTCGTTCACCACGCCGAACGGAACGACTGGCTCGGTGGAGCTGGGGGATGTGAGTGGACAATTAGTCTCGGACCGGGGGGTGAAGGTGCAGTTAGTGGGAGGTAAAGCGAGTGGACTGCAGGGTGGTAAATGGCGGTTGAATGTGTAATGATTAGCAGTGAGCAGAATATCTGACGACGTCGGTGTGATGCCTTCACTACGGCAATATAAATGTTGATCTTTCTCTCTAATCTGCCCCAATCCACACCTACAAATTATACTCAAAATGAacctcctactcctcctatcatccctcctcctactcaccacaacaacaacagccacaaCCTTCATCCCCCATCCAGGAAACCgcatcaccatcccaaccTGGCACATCcaacccaccaacaccacatACCCCCCAAACACACTCAACTacctcaacctcaccaccccagATTCCCACTCCACAATCCTCGCCACCCTTCTCGACCCCCAAAACCAACCGAACCCCATCATCCCGCCCTACAACGAATCCGCCCTCTTCCACagcaccaccctctccaccatccccacaACCCCCTTCCAATCCCCGTGGctctacaccaccaccctcaccctcccacATTCTATTTCTTCCCACTcaaacacaaacacaaacatCATCCTCTCAACCCACGGCATCTCCTCCCGCGGggacatcttcgtcaacaaTGTCCCCATAGGTTCTATATCTGGTGCCTATAACGGCCAGGAATATGATATATCCCCAGAGAtaaaagaaggagagaatgaGGTGCAAGTGAAGGTGTACCCCGTGGATTATACAAGGGATTTTGGTATCGGCTGGGCGGATTGGAATCCCCCGCCGCCGGATAAGGGCATGGGGGtttggaggggggtggaggttaGGGGGGTATATGGGGTTGCGGTGCAGGGGTtgagggtggttgttgttgttggggatgtTGCTGAGATAGAAGGAGGTAGTGGGGGAAAGGATGTGAAGGTGAGGGTTAGGGTTGATGTGAAAAactggggggaggggagtgttAAAGGGTGGTTTATGGGGAGGGTTTATGATAATTCTACTGATGATACTAGTTCTGGAGTGCAGTTTGCTGAAGCTGTCACTCTACGAGGTGGGGAGGTTACTACACTTGAAGCAGAGGTTACTATCAAGAATCCAAATATATGGTGGCCCGCTACCTGGGGAAAGCAGGACATGTACACTGTTTCTGCGAACTTCACCCTCAGTGACGGAACATTATCTGATACGGCGGAATGCTCATTCGGCATCCGGTCTGTCACTGCGACATTCACCGACCACGGAGACGAAAAAGACGTCTCGTTTAATGTCAACGGATACCCCTTCCACGTCCGAGGCGCAGGATACAGCCCTGACATATTCCTCCGGTTTGATATAGACCGTGTACGCACACTCCTACAAGCTGTGCTCGACATGGGGCTTAACACTATGCGACTTGAGGGAAAACTCGAACACCCACAGTTCTATGATCTGGCCGATAGAATGGGTATCATGGTGTTGGCGGGTTGGGAGTGTTGCGATAAGTGGGAGGCGTGGGAGGTATACATACCCTCCCTTTCTATACCCTAACCCCTAACCCAGACTATTGTCATAGAGTATGCTAATGAAGGGCAGTACAACACCGACCTCTCCAAAAACTACCCCTGGACAAACACAGACTACCTAACCGCCCAAGCAATGCTCACCCACACATCCCTCACACTCCAACCCCACCCCTgcatcctcgccttcctcctcggctCCGACTACCCCCCCAACCCCCGCGCCACCACCCTCTACACCACCGCCCTGAACCACTCCGACTGGACCgcccccatcatctcctccgctTCTGCCCGCATCCATCCCTCCGGGATGAAAATGCTCGGTCCTTACGACTGGGTGCCCCCCAACTACTGGTACGGGGAGCGCCTCGGCGCAGCATACGGCTTCGGCTCAGAGCAAGGCGCAGGGGTCGGGACTCCCGAACTACCCAGTCTGCGACGGTTTCTCTCGGAGGAAGAGCTAGATCGTctgtggaaggagaagaatgcAGGGATGTACCATATGTCTCCTGCTGGATCGCAGTTCCATACAAGGGGGGTGTATAATGCCGCGCTGTGGGGGAGATTCGGCAAGCCGAAGTCCTTGGAGGAGTATGTGTTTCTGGCGCAGGTGGTGGATTATGAGGCCACTAGGGCGGAGTTTGAGGCGTTTGCGGTGAGGCAGAATAGATCCGGTAGGGCTGCGACGGGCGTGGTGTATTGGATGCTGAATAGTGCGTGGCCGAGTTTACATTggcaattgattgattattatcTCAAGAGAGGGGGCGCGTATTATGGGGTGAAGGTTGGTGCGAGGGGGGTGCATGTTGCGGTGGATTATGAGAGTGGGGAGGTGTATGTTGTGAATCAtggggtggagaggggggaggggagggtggttgttgttgatgttgtgggGTTGGATGGGAAGAGGTTGTATcatgaggaggtgaagagtGTGGTGATGGGTCCGACTATGTCGAAGAAGGTTACGTCTGTTGTTCcttgggttggggggtgggatggggtggtcTTTCTGAGACTATTGTTGAAGGACAGTGGAGGTGAGGTGCTGAGTAGGAATGTGTATACCCTCCCTGGGCGACTTGATGTTCTGGATTGGGATGAGTCGACGTGGTATACGACGCCTGTTAGTGAGTATGCGGATTTCTCGGCCTTGAGGGGGTTGCCTacggtggagatgggagtTAGTGGGaagatgggtggtggtggtggaggaggggtgagTGTCACGTTGGAGAATCGGGATAAGGTGCCGGCGTGGTTTGTGAGGCTCAgcatggtggatgaggctggtggggaggtggatgtgtgGTGGGAGGATAATTATGTGAGTGTGctggggggagagaaggtggTTGTGAGTGGGAGAGTGAATAACAGtggg
This genomic window contains:
- a CDS encoding putative glycosyl hydrolase (CAZy:GH2;~COG:G;~EggNog:ENOG410PJPS;~InterPro:IPR006102,IPR017853,IPR028829,IPR006104, IPR036156,IPR008979,IPR013783,IPR041351,IPR043534;~PFAM:PF18368,PF00703;~SECRETED:SignalP(1-19);~go_component: GO:0005576 - extracellular region [Evidence IEA];~go_function: GO:0004553 - hydrolase activity, hydrolyzing O-glycosyl compounds [Evidence IEA];~go_function: GO:0052761 - exo-1,4-beta-D-glucosaminidase activity [Evidence IEA];~go_process: GO:0000272 - polysaccharide catabolic process [Evidence IEA];~go_process: GO:0005975 - carbohydrate metabolic process [Evidence IEA]) gives rise to the protein MNLLLLLSSLLLLTTTTTATTFIPHPGNRITIPTWHIQPTNTTYPPNTLNYLNLTTPDSHSTILATLLDPQNQPNPIIPPYNESALFHSTTLSTIPTTPFQSPWLYTTTLTLPHSISSHSNTNTNIILSTHGISSRGDIFVNNVPIGSISGAYNGQEYDISPEIKEGENEVQVKVYPVDYTRDFGIGWADWNPPPPDKGMGVWRGVEVRGVYGVAVQGLRVVVVVGDVAEIEGGSGGKDVKVRVRVDVKNWGEGSVKGWFMGRVYDNSTDDTSSGVQFAEAVTLRGGEVTTLEAEVTIKNPNIWWPATWGKQDMYTVSANFTLSDGTLSDTAECSFGIRSVTATFTDHGDEKDVSFNVNGYPFHVRGAGYSPDIFLRFDIDRVRTLLQAVLDMGLNTMRLEGKLEHPQFYDLADRMGIMVLAGWECCDKWEAWEYNTDLSKNYPWTNTDYLTAQAMLTHTSLTLQPHPCILAFLLGSDYPPNPRATTLYTTALNHSDWTAPIISSASARIHPSGMKMLGPYDWVPPNYWYGERLGAAYGFGSEQGAGVGTPELPSLRRFLSEEELDRLWKEKNAGMYHMSPAGSQFHTRGVYNAALWGRFGKPKSLEEYVFLAQVVDYEATRAEFEAFAVRQNRSGRAATGVVYWMLNSAWPSLHWQLIDYYLKRGGAYYGVKVGARGVHVAVDYESGEVYVVNHGVERGEGRVVVVDVVGLDGKRLYHEEVKSVVMGPTMSKKVTSVVPWVGGWDGVVFLRLLLKDSGGEVLSRNVYTLPGRLDVLDWDESTWYTTPVSEYADFSALRGLPTVEMGVSGKMGGGGGGGVSVTLENRDKVPAWFVRLSMVDEAGGEVDVWWEDNYVSVLGGEKVVVSGRVNNSGKMGIGRMRVVVEGGNVRRRGCYI
- a CDS encoding putative alpha-L-rhamnosidase A (COG:G;~EggNog:ENOG410PG45;~InterPro:IPR035396,IPR008928,IPR012341;~PFAM:PF17389;~SECRETED:SignalP(1-17);~go_process: GO:0005975 - carbohydrate metabolic process [Evidence IEA]), giving the protein MWSSWLLPALLATEALAVPYEEYILAPSSRDLAPASVRQVNGSVTNAAALTGAGGQATFNGISSVTYDFGINVAGIVSVDVASASSESAFIGVTFTESSMWISSEACDATQDAGLDTPLWFAVGQGAGLYTVEKKYNRGAFRYMTVVSNTTATVSLNSVKINYTASPSQDLRAYTGYFHSNDELLNRIWYAGAYTLQLCSIDPTTGDALVGLGVISSSETISLPQTDKWWTNYTITNGSSTLTDGAKRDRLVWPGDMSIALESVAVSTEDLYSVRTALESLYALQKPDGRLPYAGKPFFDTVSFTYHLHSLVGAASYYQYTGDRAWLTRYWGQYKKGVQWALSSVDSTGLANITASADWLRFGMGAHNIEANAILYYVLNDAISLAQTLNDNAPIRNWTATAARIKTVANELLWDDKNGLYTDNETTTLHPQDGNSWAVKANLTLSANQSAIVSESLAARWGPYGAPAPEAGATVSPFIGGFELQAHYQAGQPDRALDLLRLQWGFMLDDPRMTNSTFIEGYSTDGSLAYAPYTNTPRVSHAHGWSTGPTSALTIYTAGLRITGPAGATWLYKPQPGNLTQVEAGFSTRLGSFASSFSRSGGRYQELSFTTPNGTTGSVELGDVSGQLVSDRGVKVQLVGGKASGLQGGKWRLNV